One segment of Candidatus Paceibacterota bacterium DNA contains the following:
- the dprA gene encoding DNA-processing protein DprA, giving the protein MPIPDEIKVLPEKKWPACLKEIADPPKRLFIRGELPPEDFTWLCVVGSRKFTPYGKSACEEILDGLRGEKVVIVSGLALGMDSIAHRKALEIGLKTIAVPGSGLSNKVLYPSSHRNLAEKIVEKGGCLISEFEPDFQATQYSFPQRNRVMAGLSSAVLVVEAEIKSGTLITSRLASEYNRDVLAIPGSIFSRSSEGTNMLIKLGAYVVRNSADLREYLGLKEETDFEDKFSDCTKEEKIIIELLQTPLEKDELIRQSGLSPSQAQILLSAMEIKGMIKEEMGEIRLN; this is encoded by the coding sequence ATGCCAATACCTGATGAAATAAAAGTTCTGCCGGAAAAAAAATGGCCAGCGTGTTTAAAAGAAATTGCCGACCCGCCAAAACGCCTTTTTATTCGAGGAGAATTGCCACCAGAGGATTTTACTTGGCTTTGCGTCGTTGGCTCCAGAAAATTTACCCCTTACGGCAAATCGGCCTGCGAAGAAATACTTGACGGCTTGCGCGGGGAAAAAGTAGTGATTGTTTCAGGGCTGGCGCTTGGAATGGATTCAATCGCTCATCGCAAGGCACTAGAAATTGGCCTCAAAACAATAGCAGTGCCCGGCTCCGGTCTGTCTAACAAAGTTCTCTATCCGAGCTCGCACAGAAATCTGGCGGAGAAAATAGTGGAAAAAGGCGGCTGTTTAATTTCCGAATTTGAGCCGGATTTTCAAGCCACACAATACTCCTTTCCCCAAAGAAACCGAGTTATGGCGGGACTCTCTTCGGCGGTTTTGGTGGTGGAAGCCGAAATAAAATCCGGCACCTTAATCACCTCCCGCTTGGCTTCGGAATACAACCGTGATGTCTTGGCCATCCCCGGCTCAATTTTCAGCAGAAGTTCGGAAGGGACAAATATGCTTATTAAACTCGGCGCTTATGTGGTTAGAAATTCGGCAGACTTGAGAGAATATTTGGGACTAAAAGAAGAGACAGATTTTGAAGATAAATTTTCCGATTGCACCAAAGAAGAAAAAATAATCATAGAGCTTTTACAAACACCTTTGGAAAAAGACGAGTTGATTAGACAAAGCGGACTGTCGCCGAGCCAAGCGCAAATTCTTCTTTCCGCTATGGAAATAAAAGGGATGATTAAAGAGGAGATGGGGGAGATACGGTTGAATTAG
- the rplU gene encoding 50S ribosomal protein L21 — protein MPAENKKTKTAKKTVKASKDEFAVILTGGKQYQVSVGDTLKIEKIKGDFKKGDKVVFDRVLLVDDGKDTTIGAPYIDGAKVEAVFEEAGKNKKIEVVKYKAKSRYYKRRGHRQPFFKVKIQAIK, from the coding sequence ATGCCCGCCGAAAACAAAAAAACAAAAACAGCTAAAAAAACCGTAAAGGCAAGTAAGGACGAATTTGCCGTGATTTTGACTGGTGGCAAGCAATATCAGGTTTCGGTTGGCGACACTCTTAAAATTGAGAAAATAAAGGGCGATTTCAAAAAAGGCGACAAAGTTGTCTTTGATAGAGTTCTTTTAGTTGATGATGGAAAAGATACTACTATTGGCGCGCCTTACATAGATGGCGCTAAAGTTGAAGCGGTTTTTGAAGAAGCTGGAAAAAACAAAAAAATTGAAGTTGTAAAATACAAAGCTAAGAGCCGATATTATAAAAGGCGTGGCCACCGACAACCTTTCTTTAAAGTTAAAATTCAAGCGATTAAGTAG
- a CDS encoding GatB/YqeY domain-containing protein, whose product MKINDKIRGDLKKSMIERDQLKSDTLKGLLAAFTNELVAKGRKPQEVLDENDCFAVIKRAVKQRKDSIEQFQKGGRADLALQEEKELEILKQYLPAEIGLDEIRKVALAKKEELGITDKSKIGILIGVVMKELKGQADGGEVKKIVEGYFS is encoded by the coding sequence ATGAAGATAAACGACAAAATAAGGGGGGATTTAAAAAAGTCTATGATAGAAAGAGATCAGCTTAAATCCGATACTCTGAAGGGGTTGCTCGCCGCTTTTACCAACGAGCTTGTTGCCAAAGGACGTAAACCACAGGAAGTATTGGACGAAAATGATTGTTTCGCAGTCATTAAAAGGGCTGTTAAGCAAAGAAAAGATTCCATAGAACAATTCCAAAAAGGTGGGCGTGCTGATTTGGCTCTGCAGGAAGAAAAAGAATTGGAAATTTTGAAGCAATACTTGCCGGCAGAAATTGGTTTGGATGAAATAAGAAAAGTTGCTCTAGCTAAAAAAGAAGAGTTAGGAATCACTGACAAAAGCAAAATTGGAATCCTGATCGGCGTGGTGATGAAAGAATTGAAAGGTCAAGCCGACGGTGGAGAGGTTAAAAAAATTGTTGAAGGATATTTTTCTTAA
- a CDS encoding helix-turn-helix transcriptional regulator: MSNIKKQLGQKIKELRLEAGISQEKLATKAKLHRTYMSDIERGERNVSVENIKKISDALDVDPDELLRFK, from the coding sequence ATGTCAAATATTAAGAAACAATTAGGACAGAAAATTAAAGAACTTCGCTTGGAGGCGGGTATTTCGCAGGAAAAACTCGCTACAAAAGCGAAACTGCACAGAACATACATGAGCGATATTGAACGAGGCGAGCGCAATGTTTCTGTTGAGAATATAAAAAAGATATCAGACGCTCTGGATGTGGATCCTGATGAGCTTTTGCGATTCAAATAA
- a CDS encoding tRNA-dihydrouridine synthase yields MRKNFWLNLVKPFFVLAPMADVTDVAFRRIIAKYSRPFGPDVFWTEFVSADGLILADTKGRNKLLKDLTYSESERPIVAQLFTARPEMMEKAARLVLELGFDGLDINMGCPDRGIEKQGAGAALCKKPDLAREIIRAAKNGVSDKIPISVKIRLGYNKDELDPPVGGWLSAILAESPAAVTIHARTRKEMSKVPARWERVKRAVEIRNELKSNSLIIGNGDVFDLNDARKKAEETGADGVMLGRAIFGNPWLFSEKEPTPEERLKVLIEHIKLFDELLGNTKNFSVMKKHFKAYVSDWDGAKELREKLMETESAKEAVSVLNNYPAFKH; encoded by the coding sequence ATGCGGAAAAATTTTTGGCTAAATCTAGTGAAGCCGTTTTTTGTTTTGGCGCCAATGGCTGACGTGACCGACGTTGCTTTCAGGCGCATAATTGCTAAATATTCAAGACCTTTCGGCCCCGATGTTTTTTGGACGGAGTTTGTTTCGGCTGACGGTCTTATTTTGGCTGATACAAAAGGCAGGAATAAACTTTTGAAAGATTTAACTTATTCGGAAAGTGAGCGGCCGATAGTCGCCCAGCTTTTTACTGCTCGACCGGAGATGATGGAAAAAGCAGCGAGATTGGTCTTGGAGCTTGGATTTGATGGTCTTGATATAAATATGGGCTGTCCTGATAGGGGAATAGAAAAACAAGGAGCTGGCGCCGCTTTATGCAAGAAACCGGATTTGGCAAGGGAAATTATTAGAGCCGCAAAAAATGGGGTTTCAGATAAAATTCCAATTTCGGTAAAAATTCGGCTTGGTTACAACAAGGACGAACTTGATCCGCCAGTTGGTGGATGGTTGTCGGCAATTCTTGCCGAATCGCCAGCCGCTGTAACTATCCACGCTCGCACTAGAAAAGAGATGTCAAAAGTGCCGGCTAGGTGGGAGAGAGTTAAAAGAGCGGTGGAAATCAGAAATGAATTGAAAAGTAATTCGTTGATTATAGGTAACGGCGATGTCTTTGATTTGAACGATGCTAGAAAAAAAGCTGAAGAAACCGGAGCTGACGGCGTGATGCTTGGTCGGGCGATTTTTGGCAATCCGTGGTTATTTTCGGAAAAAGAACCAACCCCAGAAGAGCGCCTTAAAGTGCTTATTGAGCATATTAAACTTTTTGATGAATTACTTGGCAATACTAAAAACTTTTCGGTTATGAAAAAGCATTTCAAAGCGTATGTTAGCGATTGGGATGGAGCTAAAGAACTTCGAGAAAAACTTATGGAAACAGAGAGCGCAAAAGAGGCAGTTAGTGTTTTAAATAATTATCCAGCATTCAAACATTGA
- a CDS encoding reverse transcriptase domain-containing protein, with protein sequence MYNILQWASAHDFLRGKRIMHAINFTLAGRHLPIRKVYQLRLTNGLKSSTLNGEAIASAVASTLKGARSFGTCTGSSPVRSSIIENYVNLQLLLTQEQIASAFKSLRRKVFRKNFSDLKRFSGIEERELNDLGKYIKKISVAEFYSKELRRFSFLPYSGLKIRKSNGKYRPLLIPSSKDRIVLSAVFPKVCNILKPALEEYGALGLGIKKEKDTSECKRILNEIQRALKNGEARYILKLDFKDFFSSIDRSILLKQLSKKFRGKDQRRLFRLIKVSIENKIEADSDFHGTFGHLKLKTTGIPQGLSYSPFLSSYYALPLDKIPNKVKGCKGFRYLDDMIVLSKSEGQANNVYELIKSGSEKLKLKLHPLEVGSKTQLLNIDGNSFEFLGVGISKNSLFIPKEAIQEFKNTFEREIVNVGIVKKFDFGEVIKAYKSFAGGWVNHYKSICPDSFVEVEKELLTYLDQYIEKHRTRKTIKEFFGDYRLTLSKPFLRIK encoded by the coding sequence ATGTATAATATTTTACAGTGGGCTTCGGCTCACGACTTCCTGCGAGGGAAAAGAATTATGCACGCCATAAACTTTACTCTTGCAGGTCGCCACCTACCGATTAGGAAAGTCTATCAACTTCGGTTGACGAACGGACTGAAAAGTAGTACCCTTAATGGTGAGGCTATCGCTTCGGCAGTAGCCTCTACCCTTAAGGGAGCACGATCTTTCGGAACATGCACTGGTTCGAGTCCAGTGAGGTCGTCTATCATAGAAAATTATGTGAACCTGCAACTGCTTTTAACTCAAGAACAAATCGCAAGTGCATTTAAGAGTTTGAGACGTAAAGTATTTCGCAAAAACTTTTCAGATTTAAAAAGATTTTCAGGAATAGAGGAGCGGGAGCTAAATGATCTAGGGAAATACATAAAGAAGATAAGTGTAGCCGAATTCTACTCGAAAGAATTACGGCGATTTTCTTTCTTACCATATTCTGGTTTGAAAATAAGAAAATCTAACGGAAAATATAGACCCCTTCTTATCCCTTCTTCAAAAGACCGGATCGTTTTATCAGCCGTATTTCCAAAAGTTTGTAATATTCTAAAACCAGCCTTAGAGGAATACGGTGCACTTGGACTTGGTATTAAGAAAGAAAAAGACACCAGTGAATGTAAGCGAATACTCAATGAAATACAGAGAGCTTTAAAAAATGGCGAGGCTCGCTATATTTTAAAATTAGATTTTAAAGATTTTTTCTCATCCATTGATAGAAGTATTTTATTAAAGCAACTGAGTAAAAAATTCAGAGGCAAAGATCAACGCAGATTATTTCGATTAATAAAGGTATCCATAGAAAATAAAATTGAGGCAGATTCAGATTTTCATGGAACATTTGGACACCTTAAACTAAAGACCACTGGCATTCCGCAGGGTCTTTCATACTCACCATTTCTCTCAAGTTATTACGCCTTACCACTTGATAAAATTCCTAACAAAGTAAAAGGGTGCAAGGGTTTCAGATACCTTGATGACATGATCGTTCTTTCAAAAAGTGAAGGTCAAGCAAATAATGTATATGAGTTAATTAAATCAGGAAGCGAGAAACTTAAATTGAAATTACACCCACTTGAGGTTGGTAGTAAAACACAGTTATTAAATATTGATGGAAATAGTTTCGAATTCCTTGGGGTTGGTATTTCGAAAAATAGTCTTTTCATTCCCAAGGAGGCAATCCAGGAATTTAAAAACACTTTTGAGCGCGAAATTGTAAATGTTGGTATCGTCAAAAAATTTGATTTTGGAGAAGTAATTAAGGCATACAAATCTTTTGCTGGCGGTTGGGTCAATCATTACAAATCTATTTGCCCAGACAGCTTCGTCGAGGTTGAAAAAGAACTACTCACTTATTTAGATCAATACATTGAAAAACACAGGACCAGAAAGACGATAAAAGAGTTTTTTGGAGATTATCGCTTAACCCTTAGCAAACCATTTTTGAGAATAAAATAG
- a CDS encoding recombinase family protein yields MSKPKYFLYARKSTEDDDKQVMSIEAQLFELREFARKENLEIVETFQESKSAKTPGRPLFNKMMAKIEEMENVGILAWHPDRLARNSVDGGRIIYLVDQKKITSLRFPTFWFEPTPQGLFMLQVAFGQSKYYSDNLVENTKRGMRQKVRRGEWLTKAPFGYVNNPKTRNIEPHPTHSKIIVRAFEEYAKKSHTLKSLADFLALHGVSTSKGTPLGKASIKRMLTNRAYLGFVKHKEEWFDGSFAPILSPKLFEAVQKVLATRERPRKTKTGHNFPFVGLFRCGECGSMITAQWATGKSGGRYRYYRCTKKKGNCDQGYMREESLVADVKERLQTISLCDEDTDYMLKCVLQFEQEENRSSQSRVQNLSFKLKASEEKLDRLVSAFIDGDIPKEIYLAKKDKLMRESLALREQRKDFEREGKNWVEPLREWILDTKQANFLSSSADFHKISSFVKKVGTNPTVRDKSARFGAPVPSEFVAERRALGKVLNCDPIGI; encoded by the coding sequence ATGTCCAAACCAAAATATTTTCTTTACGCTCGCAAATCGACGGAAGATGATGACAAGCAGGTCATGTCTATCGAGGCTCAACTTTTTGAATTGCGAGAGTTTGCACGTAAAGAAAATCTTGAAATTGTTGAGACATTTCAAGAGTCGAAAAGCGCAAAGACTCCGGGCAGGCCTCTGTTCAACAAGATGATGGCGAAGATAGAGGAAATGGAGAATGTCGGCATTCTTGCGTGGCATCCGGATCGTCTCGCGAGAAATAGCGTGGACGGCGGTCGCATCATCTATCTTGTTGACCAGAAGAAAATCACGTCTTTGCGCTTTCCGACATTTTGGTTTGAACCCACCCCGCAGGGGCTCTTTATGTTGCAAGTGGCGTTCGGTCAATCGAAGTATTACTCCGACAACTTGGTGGAGAACACCAAGCGCGGGATGCGCCAAAAAGTGCGGCGAGGCGAGTGGCTCACAAAAGCGCCGTTCGGGTACGTGAACAATCCGAAGACGAGGAATATCGAACCGCACCCGACTCATTCCAAAATCATCGTCCGCGCTTTTGAGGAGTATGCGAAAAAATCGCACACGCTGAAATCACTCGCCGATTTTTTGGCGCTTCACGGAGTAAGTACTTCCAAAGGTACGCCACTTGGCAAAGCTTCCATCAAACGAATGCTGACCAACAGGGCATATTTGGGATTTGTGAAGCATAAGGAGGAATGGTTTGACGGAAGCTTTGCGCCAATTCTTTCCCCGAAATTGTTTGAAGCCGTGCAAAAGGTATTAGCGACAAGAGAACGCCCGCGCAAAACAAAGACCGGCCACAATTTTCCTTTCGTTGGACTTTTTCGTTGCGGAGAGTGCGGGAGCATGATCACTGCGCAGTGGGCGACGGGGAAATCAGGAGGACGGTATCGGTACTATCGGTGCACGAAAAAGAAAGGAAATTGTGACCAAGGGTATATGCGCGAGGAATCTCTTGTCGCAGACGTAAAGGAACGGCTCCAAACAATTTCGCTTTGCGATGAGGATACTGATTATATGCTCAAGTGCGTTCTGCAATTCGAGCAAGAGGAAAACCGCTCATCGCAAAGCCGCGTTCAAAATCTTTCTTTCAAACTCAAAGCAAGCGAGGAGAAGCTTGACCGTCTTGTCTCGGCCTTTATTGATGGTGACATTCCAAAGGAAATTTATCTCGCCAAGAAGGACAAGCTGATGCGGGAATCACTTGCTTTGCGGGAACAGCGGAAAGATTTTGAACGCGAGGGAAAGAATTGGGTCGAACCCCTACGGGAGTGGATTTTAGATACGAAACAAGCCAATTTTTTGAGCTCATCCGCTGATTTTCACAAAATCAGCTCCTTCGTCAAAAAAGTTGGAACGAACCCTACGGTTCGTGACAAATCCGCGCGCTTCGGCGCGCCAGTTCCGTCCGAATTCGTCGCGGAGCGACGCGCATTGGGAAAAGTTCTAAATTGTGACCCTATCGGGATTTGA
- a CDS encoding Clp protease N-terminal domain-containing protein, whose protein sequence is MIRANWWSLHQGRDSIRPEYLLLGLMEENPSASTDILQHLGVRPSEALLKLKDALVIESATLEMPTILGNFLPRTQSAERVVEYAREMARILNHKRVGTDHLLFGLLRETYGCDAQFLTDLNLDIDEVHALLRGNDSSDPEDESTEQIVAKLKRDARRLLDLAEIVRIMGEH, encoded by the coding sequence ATGATTCGAGCCAATTGGTGGTCATTGCATCAAGGCCGTGACAGCATTCGACCCGAATACCTCCTGTTGGGATTAATGGAAGAGAACCCAAGCGCCAGCACGGATATACTCCAACACCTTGGTGTGAGACCGAGCGAGGCGCTTCTTAAGTTGAAAGACGCACTCGTCATCGAGAGCGCCACCCTAGAGATGCCCACTATCTTGGGTAACTTTCTTCCCCGAACACAGAGTGCCGAAAGAGTCGTTGAGTACGCCAGAGAAATGGCGCGCATACTCAACCACAAACGTGTCGGCACCGATCATCTGCTCTTCGGCCTGCTCCGCGAGACCTATGGTTGTGACGCACAGTTCCTCACGGACCTCAATCTGGATATCGATGAAGTCCACGCGCTTTTGAGGGGAAACGACAGTTCTGACCCCGAAGACGAGAGTACGGAGCAGATCGTGGCTAAACTCAAGAGAGATGCCAGACGACTTCTGGATCTTGCAGAGATTGTTCGTATCATGGGCGAACATTGA
- the serS gene encoding serine--tRNA ligase, with the protein MLDIKFIRENKEIISESAKKKRVEIDLDKLIALDEKRRELLAKTENLKSRQNQANEGVVKLASDPEQKQKLIEEMQALKKEFQDGESELKEVMKEWQGLMLAVPNIPDVSVPEGKSEEDNVELKKWGEIPKFDFPVKDHVELMTSNEMVDFERGTKAHGFRGYFLKNDGARLSWAVWNYARDFFSGEGVEEIIAPSIVKKEYFYGTGHLPSEAEDLFETQDGDYLSGTAEVPMMAYHSGEILKKSDLPKRFLAFSPCYRREAGSHGKDTKGILRVHEFYKFEQLILCEASHEESEKLHEEITRKSEEFIESLGLPYRRLIVCTGDLSSSKVKQYELELWIPSQEKYREIGSASYYHDFQTRRFNIRYDDNGAKRYAHSLNNTAIPTPRVLISIVENFQQADGKILVPKVLRPYLSGREFIGL; encoded by the coding sequence ATGTTAGACATTAAATTTATTAGAGAGAACAAAGAAATCATTTCCGAAAGCGCCAAAAAAAAGCGTGTTGAAATTGATTTGGACAAATTAATTGCTCTTGATGAAAAGAGAAGAGAGTTACTTGCCAAGACTGAAAATTTAAAGAGCCGGCAAAACCAAGCTAATGAAGGAGTCGTAAAATTGGCCTCGGACCCCGAACAAAAACAGAAACTGATTGAAGAAATGCAGGCCTTAAAAAAAGAATTTCAAGACGGCGAATCAGAACTAAAGGAAGTAATGAAGGAGTGGCAGGGCTTGATGCTTGCGGTACCAAACATTCCTGACGTTTCGGTGCCCGAGGGTAAGAGTGAGGAAGACAACGTGGAATTAAAAAAATGGGGAGAGATTCCGAAATTTGATTTTCCGGTCAAAGATCACGTTGAATTGATGACGTCTAACGAAATGGTTGATTTTGAACGTGGGACAAAGGCGCACGGTTTTCGCGGCTATTTTCTTAAGAATGACGGCGCGCGACTTTCTTGGGCTGTTTGGAATTACGCTAGAGATTTTTTCTCCGGAGAGGGGGTTGAAGAAATTATTGCGCCATCAATCGTCAAAAAAGAATATTTTTATGGGACTGGTCACTTACCGAGCGAAGCTGAAGATTTGTTCGAAACACAAGACGGTGATTATCTATCCGGTACTGCCGAAGTGCCGATGATGGCGTATCATTCCGGAGAGATTTTGAAAAAAAGCGATTTACCTAAGAGGTTTTTAGCTTTTTCTCCTTGCTATCGCAGGGAAGCTGGAAGTCATGGTAAAGACACAAAAGGAATATTGAGAGTCCATGAGTTTTACAAATTTGAACAACTTATTTTATGTGAAGCCAGCCACGAAGAATCAGAAAAACTTCACGAAGAAATTACCAGAAAAAGTGAAGAGTTTATCGAGTCTCTTGGTCTGCCGTATCGACGGCTGATTGTTTGCACTGGCGATTTGTCATCTTCAAAAGTTAAGCAATATGAGCTTGAGCTCTGGATTCCGTCTCAAGAAAAATATAGAGAAATTGGAAGCGCCTCTTATTACCACGATTTTCAAACTCGGCGATTCAATATTCGCTACGACGACAACGGAGCGAAGCGTTATGCTCACTCCCTAAACAATACAGCAATCCCGACCCCGAGAGTCCTGATCTCTATTGTAGAAAATTTCCAGCAAGCTGATGGAAAAATTTTAGTGCCGAAAGTTCTTCGTCCATACCTTTCTGGTAGGGAATTTATTGGTTTGTAA
- a CDS encoding DNA cytosine methyltransferase, giving the protein MQKNGYKTVDLFAGVGGIRLGFEKVGFETVFANDFEPQCKDTYDLNFDTSKLVVEDIRKIGIEDLPEFDFLLGGFPCQAFSIAGYRQGFGDEKGRGNLFFDIARMLEARKPTGFLLENVKNLMGHDKGRTFKIIKETLEGLGYHVHAKVLNTMEYGNIPQNRERIYIVGFRDKKHFERFEYPKPVKLAVSVTDMLEDEVDKKYYYNGKPLFPRLKDDVKKEGTVYQWRRKYVRENKSGVCPTLTANMGTGGHNVPIIKDKKGIRKLTPLECFRIQGFPKHYKLPELADSALYKQAGNSVSVPVIEAVAKEMLNAVS; this is encoded by the coding sequence ATTCAGAAAAATGGCTATAAGACCGTTGACTTGTTTGCTGGTGTAGGAGGAATACGTCTCGGATTTGAAAAAGTCGGTTTTGAAACTGTGTTTGCAAATGATTTTGAACCGCAATGCAAGGACACTTATGATCTTAATTTTGACACCTCAAAGCTCGTCGTAGAAGACATAAGAAAAATTGGCATCGAAGATTTGCCTGAATTTGATTTTCTCCTCGGGGGTTTCCCGTGCCAGGCGTTCTCTATTGCCGGATATAGGCAGGGATTTGGAGATGAGAAAGGTCGCGGAAATTTATTTTTTGACATAGCAAGAATGTTAGAAGCAAGAAAGCCGACAGGATTTCTTTTAGAGAATGTAAAAAATCTAATGGGCCATGACAAAGGCAGGACTTTCAAAATTATTAAAGAAACTCTTGAGGGTCTAGGTTATCATGTCCATGCAAAGGTTCTCAACACTATGGAGTACGGAAACATTCCGCAAAATCGCGAGAGAATTTATATTGTTGGATTTAGGGACAAAAAGCATTTTGAAAGGTTTGAATATCCTAAGCCCGTTAAACTAGCTGTAAGCGTTACCGACATGCTAGAGGACGAGGTGGATAAAAAATATTATTACAATGGAAAACCCCTATTCCCAAGGTTAAAAGACGATGTTAAAAAAGAAGGAACGGTTTATCAGTGGAGGAGGAAATATGTCCGGGAAAACAAAAGCGGAGTATGCCCAACGCTTACCGCAAATATGGGAACCGGCGGGCATAATGTTCCGATTATCAAAGATAAAAAAGGAATAAGAAAACTAACCCCTTTAGAGTGTTTTAGAATTCAGGGATTTCCAAAACACTACAAGCTTCCAGAATTGGCTGACTCTGCACTGTACAAGCAGGCAGGAAATTCGGTTTCTGTGCCAGTAATAGAAGCCGTGGCAAAAGAGATGCTGAACGCCGTTAGTTAG
- a CDS encoding DNA recombination protein RmuC: protein METFLIILTIVLVLSNGFLVWFFLKSKNSSKAGDSGLNLILQQMNELAKVVDSKMGETSRQVNEAIRFHYGDSQKLIKEITRELTEVKETGKQVIFFADQLQSLQDILKNPKQRGVLGEYYLETLLKNVLPPGSFQMQYSFPDGTIVDAVVFVKDRIIPIDSKFSLENYNRLAEERDQPERKRLEKVFENDLKNRIVETSKYIQPDKGTMEFAFMFIPHEAIYYDLLIGKVGLISEENLIQRAASKYKVIIVSPTSFLAYLQTVLQGLNALQIEEKAQDIVKRVGELGKHIKAFEDYNLKLGNSLKTTVNQYNLGSKELNKIDKDVLRITGSAPGIVTEFIDKPADEDS, encoded by the coding sequence ATGGAAACTTTTCTTATAATTTTGACGATAGTTTTGGTTTTATCAAATGGTTTTTTGGTTTGGTTTTTTTTGAAATCAAAAAATAGCTCAAAAGCAGGCGATTCCGGACTTAATCTGATTTTACAGCAAATGAATGAGCTTGCCAAAGTGGTAGACTCAAAAATGGGCGAGACTTCGCGTCAAGTCAATGAAGCTATCCGCTTTCATTATGGTGATTCGCAAAAGCTTATAAAGGAAATTACCAGAGAATTGACCGAAGTCAAAGAGACCGGAAAACAAGTAATTTTTTTTGCCGACCAGCTTCAAAGCTTGCAGGATATTTTAAAAAATCCAAAACAGAGAGGAGTTCTTGGCGAATATTATCTGGAAACGCTTTTAAAAAATGTTTTACCTCCGGGATCTTTTCAAATGCAATATTCTTTTCCCGATGGAACAATTGTTGATGCCGTGGTTTTTGTCAAAGACAGGATAATTCCGATTGACTCTAAATTCTCCTTGGAAAATTACAATAGATTGGCCGAAGAAAGAGACCAGCCGGAGCGCAAAAGATTGGAAAAGGTTTTTGAAAACGATTTGAAAAACCGTATTGTTGAAACCTCAAAATATATTCAGCCGGATAAGGGGACCATGGAATTTGCGTTTATGTTCATTCCTCATGAAGCTATTTATTACGATCTGCTTATTGGGAAGGTCGGTTTGATTTCAGAAGAAAATCTTATTCAACGAGCGGCTTCTAAATATAAAGTCATTATTGTTTCCCCGACCTCGTTTTTAGCTTACCTTCAGACAGTCTTGCAAGGTTTAAATGCTCTCCAAATTGAGGAAAAAGCCCAAGATATTGTTAAAAGAGTTGGAGAACTAGGGAAGCATATAAAGGCCTTTGAAGACTACAATTTAAAGCTTGGAAATTCTCTAAAAACCACGGTTAATCAATATAATTTGGGCTCAAAAGAGCTTAATAAAATTGACAAAGACGTTCTGCGAATTACTGGTTCAGCCCCGGGAATTGTGACTGAATTTATAGATAAGCCGGCTGACGAAGATAGCTAA